In Parasegetibacter sp. NRK P23, the genomic stretch GGATTGGTGGTATATGCGCCCTGGAGATCGGGGAACCCGGTTTGCCCGCGAAGTTGAATCTCAGGAAGGCGGTTGGGGTCGGAACCCAGGTCGAGGTTATCTACCACCTGGAAAGAAGGATCCAGGATAGCGAGCGACTTCAGTATGTTCTGATTGGAAACAACTTTAAGTTGTTCACCTGTGAAAGTGGCCACTGCTCCGGTAATGCTGCCCATTTTCCTGTTGAACATCCCGTTAGACACCACAATATCCTCGAGCTTTTCGGTTTCCGTTTCCAATACGATATTCAGCGCGTTGGTGCCGGTTACGTTTTCGAGGAACTTCCTTTTGAAACCAACACTCGTAATGGATAGCGATACCGGTGTATTGTCTACACGCAACGTGAATACACCCGCGCTGTTGGTGGTGGTACCATTTCTTGTTCCTACCACTACAATGGAGGCGCCTTGTATGGGTTCCCCTTTTTCGTTGAGCACTTTTCCCGTGAGTACAACAGGCGGCTTTTCCGCAAGGGTACCAACAGGCTCCGTTCTTTTTTTGATCACCACCACGCCGTCAACGATGTTGAAGGAAAGCGGTGTGTCTTTCAGCAGTGACGTAAGCGCGTCGCGGAGCGGCACATTGTTCAGCGACACATCTATCTTACCGATACGGTCCACGTCATCACTGGTGTAGAAGAAATTGAGTCCCGTTTGTTTCCTGAACTGGGCGAACACCTTCTCGAGGGTGGTATTCTTTCCTTCCATGGAAACGTTCTGGGCCAGGCCGGAGGCGCATACGTGCATACTTCCGACGAGTAATAAAATGATGGACAACTTCATGATCATCCAGGTTTTGGTGAGCAAAGCAGTGCTTTTCTCTTTGTTTTTGCGCAAAGCAGTTAAAAACATACATTTGTTTTGGGTAAAAAAATGTTCTTTCAGCAAGTCATTTGAAGCCCCGTGAACCGGGATGTTGGCGCATCGCCGGTTTATTTATGGCTTCTTCTCAGTGGAAGGATCTTTTCTCTATAACAGTTTTTTTAGGGGGTGAACAAATTGGTTATTGGTTGTTAATTGTCTACGATTACTTTATCGCCTTCTATTTTAAATGTAACGTTGCCTGTTAGTTCGAGCATCTCCAGCACTTTAGATACTTTTTCTTTCCTGGGCAATGTCCCGCTGAACTTTTTAGACGGGATGGTTTTATACTCGACGGCTATATTGTACCATCTTTCCAATTGGCGCATGATGGTCCTGATATCGGCACGTTCATAATAGAAGTACCCGTTCTTCCAGGCCACGGCCTGCTCTTCATTCGCATCCGACACACCCTGGGCACCGGTTTCAGGATTCAATACCGATTGTTTCCCCGGCTTCAGCAACCTGGTTTCGTTGGATCCGGCACTCACTACTTTTACGGCGCCTTCCAGTAAGGTGGTTACCATGCGGGCTTCGTTATCGTACCCCATGATGTTAAAGTGGGTACCCAGTACTTCCACGCGGGCTTTCTCTTTTCCCACCGCGGACTTCACATTTACGATAAATGGAACTTTCTGTGTACCGGCCATTTTCGCGGCCACTTCAAAATAAGCTTCCCCCGTTACGGCTACTTCCCGTGTATTCCCTGTAAAGAAAGAAGGGAAGGTAACCGAGCTGGTCGCGTTCAGGAAAACGATACTACCATCTGGCAATACCAGCCTGAACTGACCGCCCCTGGGCGTGGAAAGCGTGTGCATAGCGGGTGTGGCCCCTGCATCCCCAACTGCAGTGTACAGCAACTCTCCGGAGGATGACTTGCGCACCTGTTTACCGGCGGCCATCAGCATACCGTTGGCGGCCGTATCCAACACGATTACTGTTCCATCTTCCAGTGTAAGCGTGGCTTTGTCGCCCCCGGGCAATACATCGCCCGGTACCACCTGTTTGCGTACTTCTGCGATCAGATCAGTTTCGCCGGTCTCAGGCCAGAGGAGGAATGCGGCCAATCCTACCAGTACCAGCAATACAGCCGCCACGGCCATCCGCTTACGAAACATGCGCACGATAAGGCCCTGTTGCTTTTGCGCCGAAGTATCCGCTTTCAGCATCACGGCCCGGAACAGGGCATCCGCCCTATTTTCATCGGACAATCCACTGAACTGTTCATCCGACAAGGCCGCTTCCACAGCGGCTTTCAGTTCCTCCTCTCCTTCTGCCGCCCGGGCCAGTTCCAGGAACCGGGTCAGTTCGTCCGGTGTGAGCTGGTCGTTCAGGTATTTCGTCAATAATATATTCCAATCAGGTTGCATGTTGCAGGTATTTTTCCAGATAAGGCAAGGCCATCTGGTATAAAGACACAATTATTTAACGTAAGGAGTAGCCGGGGGTAAAATTATTTTTCCAGGAGCCGGTAAAGCGCCAGCAGGAGCACCATTCCGGCGGCATGCTGTTGGAGAAAGGTACGGAGAGCGGCGAGCGCCTTGCGCAGGTGCACCTTCACCGTGAGCGGGGAAATATTCAGTTTTTCAGCGATCTCCGCGGTGTTCAATCCCTGGAAACGGCTCATTTCGAATACGGCCCGCTGTTGGCCGGGTAATGCTTCCACCCCTTTGTGCACGAGGGCTTCGGCATCCTTTAAAAGCAGCAGGTCGTCGGCGAGGGAGCTTTCTTTAAAGTAGTGCTCCAGTTCTTCTCCGAATGACACTTCCTTTAACCTGGTGCGGAGCGCGTTGAAAATATGGTTCCGGGCCACGGTAAAAAGGTATCCTTCAAAGTTCCTGATCCCGGGCAGTTCGGTGCGGTTCAGCCATATCTTCAGGAACACATCCTGCACCAGTTCCTCGGAACGTTCAGTGGATTTCGTAAAAGCCAGGGCCACGGAGAATATCCTGTCCCAATGCGCATTGAACAATACCCTGAAGGCGGCGGAGTCGCCCCCGGCGATTTGTTCAATCAGTACAGGATCCGTATGCAATGGAGAAGTAGCCAATTAACCGTGTTAGTGGGTAAAATTAGGGAATGAAAACGAGACCACATATTCATGTGAAAATCCACTTCATCCTTTCTAGTGGATTTTTTTATTGTTAGCAATTCCGATAAACCTATTGAGCTGTCGCAGTAACTTTAATCATCCGCCTGCCAAAAACCAGTTCAGCAGGCTTTTTCATTTACTAGAAAGCCGGAACATGAAAGCTGAGGAACAAATACAGCAGTCGCTAACCACTTTTGTTATACGCGAATTGCCCCCATAAAATTGGGTTTACAAAACCTGCAGCACATACCCTATTACAGCATCCTGTTTCTTCTCGCCACTTCCACTGCTTCAATTTTGGAGTGCACCTGCAATTTCCGGTAGATATTCTCCGTATGCCGGCGTACTGTAGCGGGAGAAATAAAAAGATTCGCCGCGATAGAAGTGTAAGGAAGGCCTTTCGAGAGTTGCTCCAGCACCTCAGTTTCCCTGGAGCTGAGGTGCACTGCTTCACCTGACGAATCCTTTGGTGGTGGAGTCGCATGGCGCAGCAACTGAAGTGTTTTCATCGCGATCGACGGTGTCATCACCGCACCTCCTTCCAATGTTTGCAGAATGGCCTCATAAAGCTCATGGGGTGTTATTTCTTTCAACAAATAACTGTCTGCCCCGGCCTGTATCGCGTTGAATATGTTTTCATCGTCATCAAAAACTGTGAGGACGATTATTTTAAGCTGCGGGTGCTTTTGCTTGATGAGGCGTGTGGCTTCAATACCGTTCAGAACCGGCATTTCAATATCCATGAGCACCAGGTCGGTGCCCGGATGCTGCGGCAGCATATCCATACAGTCCTGTCCATCGTGGGCAGAAAACGTGACGACAACATTTTCAAAAAGTGCAAGTTTCTCCTTCACGCTCCGGATAAGAAAATTGTTATCATCGGCAATACCAACATGTATTTTCATAGACATAACTTAAGCGGTTGAGCTGTTTTGTGGAACCCTAAAAGATACTTTTGTACCCCGCTCAGCACCTGACTCCAGTAATAGTTCCCGCCCCAGTTCCTGTGCCCTTTTGCGCATATTCAACAATCCGTTCCCCTCCGCAGTACCTGCTTCTTTGAAGCCCTTGCCATCATCCCGTACCTCAAACAGAAAATCATTGTCCGTTTTACCGATGGAGATATGAATGTTTCCTGCCTCCGCATATTTCATGGCGTTATTAGTAGCTTCCTGAACAATGCGGAAGATATTCAGTCCCTGGATACCGGAAAAAACTGCGTCTTCGGCAACATCTTCGCCTATAGACAGTGTTATGGTTGTGCGGTCCTGCGACTGTTTTGCTTTTTCAATGAAGTTCAACGTGCGGCCACGGAGATCCCTTACTGTAATTGCGGACTTGTTCATGGCCCAGATGGTATCCCTCAGTTCCCGGATGGTTTCTTTGGCGAAGGCGCTGATATTGTTCAACTTGTCAACTACACGCGCATCTGCTTGATGAACATGATATTTAATGGCATCAATGGTGGAAATAATAAAACTTAACTGAGCGCCGATATTGTCGTGCAGATCCCTTGCTATAGCAATCCTTTGTTCCTGTAACCTGTTCTGACTCCCGATCCGCTCCATGGCCAGCTTCATTTCCGCCTCCTGTTGTTGCTTCAGGTTTTTAAGCGTCTGCTGCTTGAAAATCAGGAAGCCGATCAGCGCCATAATAAGCGTAAACGCTGAGAGTGCGAAAATCCATAGATTCCGTGTTTTTAACCGGAGTTCATTTTCGGCTATCCGGGTACGTTGTTCGAAAAGCTGCTTTTCTTTTTCCGCGGTTTCATACTTCGCCGATATCTCTTCCACATCTTTAAGTTTTCTGGCGCTGTACAGGCTATCGTTAAGTACGTTATATAACCTGAGGCTTTGAAAAGCTTTTTCAAAGTCTCCCAGTTGTTCAAAATTTCCTGTAATCTGCTCGTAATTGTATTTTTGAATGTCCGTGAATTTTATTTTCCTTGCCACGGCATTGCTTTTTTCGAAATAGTCATTGGAAAGTTTGTATTTCCCAGTTTCCTTGTAGAACTCGCCCAGCGCGGTGTAATTCAACATCAAAGCAAAATCATCTGGAAGACTTTCACGGATGGCCAGCGCCTGCCGCAAGTAACGCTCTGCCTCACCATATTCTTTGACCATCAGTTGATTATAACCGAGAAACTCGAGGGAGTAACCGATGCCAACGGAATCGTTACGCAGGCGTTGAATGTTCAGGGACTTTTCAAATCTTTTTTTAGCTTCAGCATAGTTGCCTTCATCTCTGTAAACAACGCCACTCTCATTGTTAATGCGCGCGATACCTTCCTGGTTATTGCCGGCCTCATAAATGGCCAGCGCCTTTTCGTAAAACTCCAACGCCCTTTTGGGCTGTCGCAGTTTTCTGTACATTCTCGCCATATCGTCGTACAGCAAGCCAAGCCTTTCGTTGTCGCCGGTATTTTCCAGCGCTGCCAGCGCCTTGTAGTAATAGACGGACCCTGTATCTATATTGCCCTTTTTTATGAATGCTCCACCTATCATCCTAAGAAAATCACCCGAGGCCGCTTTGTCATCTTCAGTTCTGGCCAGGTCAAGGCCAATACGTGAAAGCGCTATGGTTTCATCATATTGTGTGAGGTATATTTTTTTGAGATAATCCCGGAGCAGTGAAACCTTAGCCTGGTAATTTTTTTGCTGAAGCAGCACCTCTTTCAGGCTATCCGTAGCAACAGGAGACTGGGCAAAAACGGGCGATAAAAGCATCCAAACAATCGTAAGGCATAAAACTCCTCTTTGATTCATGATTCAGGCGGGATTATTGTTGTTGAAGTCGTACGACTCAATAAATACGAGGGTGAAAATTATGAAAATACGCCCAAGTATTTACCCACGCAACCAATAAACGAGGGTAAGCGTCAGTTTTTTCATTTCTGACGCTTACCTCATCATTTAAAGCAAGTACCCGCTTACTTGAAAAATTTCGTTTGAAAAGCATTGACATGGTGCTTCAGAAACGCGTTGATGGCCTGTGAAACACCCCCCGCATACATGGCCGGATCGGCCTTGATAAGCGCCGTGTTTTCCACGGCAATATTGTCGGCACGGTACATTTTCCCGAATGCGGTTTCCGTACCAATATAGTCCTGGTCTGTTTTGGCAAAAGCCTGAATCTTTTCTTGTCCGATAACACCATTAATCTGGAGGTCCTTTTTCAGCACGCCGGTATAGGTACCGAAAGGGGAGCCTCCGATTTTGTTTCTTCCGGCAACAAAGTCAATGGCCGACGTGGTGCCCACAGAAACCTCCTTTGATCCAGGCGACGTAAGCCCGATTTTGTTGGTGAGGCTTTTTGAATTTGTATTGGTCGCCACCCTGCTGTCGACCGTACCATAAGAGCTGAGCCTGAGATCGGTATTGGCGATAAGTCTTGCGCCGTCGCCCTGATAAGGCTTTTTTATGTCTAGGAACAGCACGAACAGATCAGCGTTCACGATGATGGCATCATTCAGTTCCTGCGATAACTTCGGGTAGCTGGCCACCTCATCGGCCCTGTCGGCCAAACCTATAAAACTGAACATCCCCTGTCTTTTTTTCTGCCCGTTTTTAGAAAACCCCTTCACAAAGAATGTGGTATTGGACGGGTAAACGGTAACCATGCCCGGCGCTTCCGAAAGGCTCATCTCCATATTATCAAAACGCTGATACCCTTCAAAATACTTTGTTGTTGCCGCGGCATCGGCGCCGATCACATTAAACCCCTTTGCTTTAAGATCTGCCACAAACTGCTGGTAAGCATCGTCTGTGATCTGCTGCAGCGTAGCAGCAGGTATGTCCAAGCCCACCGCTAATGAAGCTTTGGTATCTCCGGTCAGCATCTTTCCCGCAAAGCCACCTTTTGTGGAAGTTGTTTTCAGGTTGTACAACTGGAAGTTGACCGAAAAACCGGCGATGTACACGTCTTTGGAAGGAAATTTTCTGGGGCCATAAGTTCCCCGTTGTTCTTTCGGAGCAAATTCACCCAGGGTTTGGGCAGCGGCGGTTGACAAAAGCATAAAAAATCCGCAAACAATAGTAAGTCCCGTTTTCATAATGTTGAATAATTGTTTCGATGCAATATTAACCACCCGTAAACGGCTGTGGAATAGGGCAGATGCCCCATTTTGACCACCGGTACATTTTATTACTTTTGAAAAAAGACAGGTGATGCCACATGAAAAAAATCCTTCGGAAAGAAACAGGTACAGGCATAACGGTATGGAGTGATTTTACCGTGATGCTTGCACTGACCGGACTGTCGGTGTACAATGGCCAGGCAACGGTATTCTATATAATCTATCTTTTCTGGTGGAACGAACTGATCGTTAAAGCTGTTAACAGGATTTTTAAATGGCGCCGTAACCGGGAAGCGCAATACACGGTATCGGCTGCGGCCGCATCATCCGGGCCGCTGATGGCGATTTACTGGATATTCATTGTGGTTATTTTCGGCTTTGTGGCAAGTTGGGAAGATAAAACGGCCATACAAACCAATTTCTCGGTGTTGTTTTTCAGAAATGTATATTTCAACCTGAATATCCTGTTCATACTTGTGACGGCCTGCCTTCATACATTAGAAAATGATAGACAGCTCACCGCCAACCCCTCCCCGGGTGTTACAGCCAACATGATTGTACTGCATGTTTCCATTATACTCGGCGCGTTCGTATTTTTTATGGTCGTAAAAGGGTTTCCCGATGTTTTCAGGCCGGAAAACAGTTGGAGCGCCGTATTGATGATTACCCCATTTCTGCTGCTCCGGTTCCTGGTGCATTGGTTTTCCCGGTAATGCTTCGTTTCCGGTGAACGCTATACAAGTACCCGCGTGAGGGATTGCAACGGAAAGCCCGCAACCGCCGCCGCAGAAAATGAACTGCTTCCTATACCTGGGTTTCGTTGCGGCCGGCGGGAGGACTTGCAGTGGAAAGCCCGGCCCGACGAAGGAGGGACACGCCCGTAAAATAATTGCTGAATAAACTTATTGCCTGGGCACCTTCCATTTCCAGAGGCTTTGGGCGAAACCCTGAAACGCCTCGTTGGTAAAGTAAAAATTGTTGCGGAAACGACACATCCCTTCCAGTTGCCCGCATTGCAATAAGGTGCCAATCTGGAAACTGTCTACTTTACCCTTCAGTAAATCCCTGCCATTTGTGGCCACGCGGTACATGTATCGTGCGCCGAAAGGCACCGACGTGAGCAACCACAGGTGTTGTGTAGTGGAGTCGTACCAGGCGTCCGTTACACGGCCCTTCAGCAGGAGCTGGTCCGCATACTTCGCGGTGTAATACTGGCCGGGCCTGGCGGGAAGGATGAACAACCTGGTGGTATCCGTTTCTTTTGTAAAAAGGTGCAACTGCCCATTGAGGCAAACCATGGCTTCCGCATCCAGTTTCATGCGCCCTTCCCTCCGTTCCGGGTATTCGAAGCTAATAGTATCGGCCATGACTGTTTTTGCACCGGCATCGGACAGGGCGGCTTTGGAGACGATATAAATCTTCTTCCGGATGCGCCGTTGCAGGTTATCACCGGTATCGCCGATATAAAAATATTGATCGTCCTGCGCAAGACATTCCCAATCGGCATTGTAAGCGTTCTTCACCCAAACGGACCGCAGGATGGCGCCTGTGGCGGTATCTATCTTGAAGAGAAAGGGTGTATTGTCGCTATCATTGTGGGTCCAGAAACCACCGTCCCAATACACCAGGGAAGAACTTTCCTTCAGCACATCGGGGAGGCGATTCACGAACGTAACCGCCGCTGGCTTCACAGGCTGTTGCTGCGCTTGAATACCTGTGAGCAGCAGGCAAAATAATATGGTCAGTCTGATTTTACGCACTTATAAATTTACCAAATAGAGGAATTGCTTAATAGTCTTTGCAAATCGTTAACAAGGAATGTATGGTACCGCGTTAAACTTTTGGCCCCGAGCCCTTTCTATTCTTACATAAAACGAATACAATGAAAAAAATATGCTTCCTCGCGGCCATAGGTTTTGCCGCTGTATTTACCGCCAGCGCACAGTCCAAAGCCGATTCCGTAAAGATTACAAAACGTGCAGAAGTAAAGAAAGAGTGGAAACAGGAGAACGGCGATAAGGTGAAAGCGAAGAAAATGGACCTGAAAGAAGAACTGGGGCTTACGGATGCCCAGGGGCAGGAAGTGAAAAAGCTGAACCAGGAATATGGAGAAAAAATGAAAGCGGTGCGCCAGAACACGACGCTGAGTGAAGACCAGAAAAAAGAGCAGTTGAAAAGTATGAACGCGGAGCGCAACGCCAAACTGAAAACCATTGTGGGGGACGAGAAATACGTGGAGATGGAG encodes the following:
- a CDS encoding sensor histidine kinase, with product MNQRGVLCLTIVWMLLSPVFAQSPVATDSLKEVLLQQKNYQAKVSLLRDYLKKIYLTQYDETIALSRIGLDLARTEDDKAASGDFLRMIGGAFIKKGNIDTGSVYYYKALAALENTGDNERLGLLYDDMARMYRKLRQPKRALEFYEKALAIYEAGNNQEGIARINNESGVVYRDEGNYAEAKKRFEKSLNIQRLRNDSVGIGYSLEFLGYNQLMVKEYGEAERYLRQALAIRESLPDDFALMLNYTALGEFYKETGKYKLSNDYFEKSNAVARKIKFTDIQKYNYEQITGNFEQLGDFEKAFQSLRLYNVLNDSLYSARKLKDVEEISAKYETAEKEKQLFEQRTRIAENELRLKTRNLWIFALSAFTLIMALIGFLIFKQQTLKNLKQQQEAEMKLAMERIGSQNRLQEQRIAIARDLHDNIGAQLSFIISTIDAIKYHVHQADARVVDKLNNISAFAKETIRELRDTIWAMNKSAITVRDLRGRTLNFIEKAKQSQDRTTITLSIGEDVAEDAVFSGIQGLNIFRIVQEATNNAMKYAEAGNIHISIGKTDNDFLFEVRDDGKGFKEAGTAEGNGLLNMRKRAQELGRELLLESGAERGTKVSFRVPQNSSTA
- a CDS encoding RNA polymerase sigma factor yields the protein MATSPLHTDPVLIEQIAGGDSAAFRVLFNAHWDRIFSVALAFTKSTERSEELVQDVFLKIWLNRTELPGIRNFEGYLFTVARNHIFNALRTRLKEVSFGEELEHYFKESSLADDLLLLKDAEALVHKGVEALPGQQRAVFEMSRFQGLNTAEIAEKLNISPLTVKVHLRKALAALRTFLQQHAAGMVLLLALYRLLEK
- a CDS encoding FecR family protein, coding for MQPDWNILLTKYLNDQLTPDELTRFLELARAAEGEEELKAAVEAALSDEQFSGLSDENRADALFRAVMLKADTSAQKQQGLIVRMFRKRMAVAAVLLVLVGLAAFLLWPETGETDLIAEVRKQVVPGDVLPGGDKATLTLEDGTVIVLDTAANGMLMAAGKQVRKSSSGELLYTAVGDAGATPAMHTLSTPRGGQFRLVLPDGSIVFLNATSSVTFPSFFTGNTREVAVTGEAYFEVAAKMAGTQKVPFIVNVKSAVGKEKARVEVLGTHFNIMGYDNEARMVTTLLEGAVKVVSAGSNETRLLKPGKQSVLNPETGAQGVSDANEEQAVAWKNGYFYYERADIRTIMRQLERWYNIAVEYKTIPSKKFSGTLPRKEKVSKVLEMLELTGNVTFKIEGDKVIVDN
- a CDS encoding response regulator transcription factor; translated protein: MKIHVGIADDNNFLIRSVKEKLALFENVVVTFSAHDGQDCMDMLPQHPGTDLVLMDIEMPVLNGIEATRLIKQKHPQLKIIVLTVFDDDENIFNAIQAGADSYLLKEITPHELYEAILQTLEGGAVMTPSIAMKTLQLLRHATPPPKDSSGEAVHLSSRETEVLEQLSKGLPYTSIAANLFISPATVRRHTENIYRKLQVHSKIEAVEVARRNRML